Part of the Deltaproteobacteria bacterium genome is shown below.
CAGACCGATCACGGTGATGACAGCGATTTTCGGCATGACCAGCCTGACAGGCAGATCCAGGTCACCGGGTTGGGCGGTTCCCATTTCCACGATACAGTAACGATCGCTGGTGCCGGTTTGTAATATAAGTTTGGCGATAGGCTCAGCCATGTTGTTTCCGCTTGTCTGCCGATAGGGTCCGGACTCGGCGAGGGTTGCGGCGGCCAGATCGGTGGCCGTCGTCTTCCCCGCGCTCCCCGTAATGCCGATAAAGGTGACCTGATCGAGCCCCCGGCGACGCCGGATCGCGCGAAAATACCTGACCTTGCGTTTAAGCCTCCTGATAAACCTTCTCATGTTCCTTTTCATGTTCCTTCATGCCCCACATGTTTTCCTGATTGAAGCAGGTTCTCTTTGCAGAAAACAGAATCGTTGTTTTCCATTGCTTGCCAGCCTGCTAATTGAAACGAAGCATGGTGTACCGCCGACACATAAGAATAAGGGTCGCGTGCAATCGAAAGGGGTTCCGGCCATCGGGACCACGCCTCCAGCAGGTGCAGCTCCGCTTTTTCATCTGATCCGAACCAGATGACATACCGTTTGCAGCGTTTCCCCATCTCCCTCACCAGGGGGGCGTCGATGTTCAACAGGACGGTCCCGTCCTGGGCAGGGCAAGGCGACCTGATCGAGCCCCCGGCGATACCGGATCGCACGAAATGATATGACCCCGCGCTTACTTCCTCTGAGAAATCGCATGATAACTTTTTTCATGACGATCCATTTTCTCCTGAATACCAGAAAGCCTCTTCTCACGTGCGTTTCCATTAACAGAAAACCATCACGCTGTCATCCTTTCGTTGTGGGCCCTGAAACCGACGGCTCTATCTGACGGGAATCTAATCCCTTGGAAAAGATAAGGCAACCTGGGTGAGTCGACGGCTTCATTGGCGTTTTCAACGAAAGACCGGATGGTCCGATAGCGTGACTCTCAGCGTGTCCATTTGTTCATTCCGCATATTCCGGGCCAGATATGTAGAGATCGCCAATCCATCCTTTCATAGGGTGCCTCAATGGAAATAAACGGGTAAATGGAGGGCATGGGATGCAGAGTGGCTCCACCGAGCTGATGGCCTTCAATCAACGGGGGGTGTCATATTCGGCTCCTCGCAAAACTAAAAATCCTTTCGAATCGGTATTGCAGAACCTGCAAACCCTCCTCACCAAGGTTCGGATCGTCAACAAACAAGACGATGAAGCGATTGTTTTTGCCCAAGATGACAGGCCCATTCGTTAAAGTTGTGTTTCCCATAATGCCGGTGTGAAATTTTCCATCTTAATGGGATCAGTCTGTTGCAGATGTCATGTTTGTCGGATGAAATCATACTACACCGCCCGAAGGGCCTCGGTAATTATCATCCGTGAGGCCCGGAATGCCGGGAGGAAGCCCCCAAGAAAGCCCATGATCAGAGAGAACGTCAGGGCCTGGGCGGCAATATCCGGCGTCAGGGTAAAACGGAAGGCCAATTCCGAAAAGGTCTGAAAATTGATGGTGGAGATGGTGAGAAACTGCATGAAACCTGCGCAGAAGAGTCCCATGCAGCCGCCGAACAGTCCGAGCAGAAGTGATTCCATCAAAAACGCCGCCAGAATGTGACGTCGCCCGAAACCCAGGGCCCGCAGGGTACCGATTTCCGCCGTGCGGGTGGCGACGGAGGCGTACATGGTGATCATGGCGCCGATGATGGCCCCCAGAGAAAAAATGACCGTAAGGGAAATGCCCAGAATACGGAGAAATTTTGCCATGATTTCGGATTGTTCCTCGTAGTAGCGGGTTTCCCGTTTCATTTCGAGATCAAGTCGGGGATCGGTTTCGATGGTCTTTTTGACGACGTTCAGTTCTTTCGCGTTCCGAAGCTTGAAGGTGATGGATGAATATACAGGACGGCGGAAAGCCTGCATGACCTGGTCCACATCCGCCCAGATTTCGGAGTTGAAGCCCGAGTTTCCCGCATCGAAAATTCCGACGATCTGCCAGTGTCGCATGCCTGCGTAAAGTTCCTCGTAGAGCCCGCCGCCCTTGAAGCGTCGGGCAATGCTCGCTCCCGCAAGCATTTCGTTCGATCCCGGCCGGGGCAGTCGTCCGGCCACGAGCTTCACCTGGGGACGGAGCAGCAGGGCACGGTTCGTGGTGCCTCTGATGGATACATGGGAGGGGTTACCCGTGTACCGCTTTGGCAGACTGATGAGCACCAGGACTTCCTTGAGAACCAGCGGAACACCTTCCCGGCCGAAGGCGATTCCGGGCAGTGTGCTCACGATGGCCGCCCGGCTGCGTTCGATGCCACTTTGAACCTCAGAGACCGAACCCTTCCGGATCACGATGGCGTTATCGTAAGAGCCCGTTTTGATGAGGGTTTCTTCCAGTCCTCGGGCCAGCATCAAAATGGCGGCGAAAACAAAAACGACCAGGGCCATACCCGAGACGGTGAGCGTTGTCGTCAGCCGTCGTGCCCACAGGTTACGGAGGCTGTAGGAAATCAGAGCGAGCATCAGCCAATTCTCCGGAGGCCGTCAGCGATACGAATGGCGATGGCCCGCTGAACGGGAACGACCGACGCCAGAATCGCGACGGTCAGGGAAGAGCCCAGAGCCATAAGAAGCGAGGCTGTTTCCACCTTGAAGACGGGAAAATACATGCCCAGGCTCTGTTTGAAAGCCATCGCCGCCGGGAAGGACAGGATGACGCCGCAGCAGTATCCGCATAGGGAAATGATAACGGATTCTCCGGCGATCAGGCCGCCGATGGCCCATGCGCCGAACCCCAGGGTTTTTAGGATGGCGTATTCTCCGATTCGTTCTCGTGTCGTCATGGCCATGGTGTTGGCCACCACGGCCAGCATGATGATGATGACGACGAACGAGACAACTTCAATAGCCGTAATGATGGCGCCGCTCATGGCGATAAATCCCTGCTGGAAGGCTTTCTCTGTTTCCGTCAGCGTCTCCGCCCAGGAATTCCTGAAGTTTTCATCGATGGCTTCGCTGATTGCGCCCGAAAGATCGGGCGTTTTGACGCCGATCATGTAAAACCCGACTTCGTCCGCACGAGAGGGGGCTGCTTTTTTCATTGTTTCGTTGAGGTAATCCCAGTGAAAAAAGAACTGGGCTTCATCTACGGAATTTGTTTTTCCATGATAGATTGCCCGCAGGGTAAAATCCCAGTTGCCGGGATAGATGGTGCCCCTAAGGGTAATCATGTCACCGATTTTCCAGCCGTATTTCGCTGCCAGCTTTTTCCCTGCCGCACAGGCCTTTCGGTCCTTCAAAAAAATGTCACGTTCTTTGGGGGGCAGAACATACTCCGGGTAAAGCTCCAGGTAGGTCCTCGCTTCCACGGCGAAATTGGCGAAGAAATGCTTTTCGTCGATGTAAATGCCACCGAACCAGTTGCCGTAGGAAACCAGTCGGACACCGTCGATCTGCCGAATGCGATCCTTGTAGGACAGGGGCAGGGGGAAAATGATGGACACGGCATTGCGTGAAACGAGACGGCTGGCGGAGGAGGCATCGACGCCGACGTGCCAGGCGCCGACAAGCGTTCGGAGCATGACAAAGGCGAGGATGGCGATGGTAATACTCAGTATGGTCAGAAACGCACGGAACTTGTGACGAAAGGCGTTCTTAAACAGGAGTCTGACAATCAGCATCGGTCAAGACTCCTTTCTCGAGATGACGGATAGTCTGGGCGCGCCGGGCGGCTCGGGGATCGTGGGTGACCATGATGATCGTTTTTTTCGACTCCTCGTTCAGCCGGGCCATCAGGTTCAGGACGTCTTCAGCGGAACGACGGTCCAGGTCTCCTGTCGGTTCGTCCGCCACCAAGATGGCCGGATCAGTAATGAGTGCTCGGGCAATGGCGACCCGTTGTTGCTCGCCACCGGAGAGTTGGTGCGGGCGGTGAGCCATCCGATCGCCGAGGTTCACCACGTGCAGGGCCGTTTCGACATGTTGTTTCCGTTCTCGAGCCGTCAGATGGGTGAGGTGCAGGGGCAATGCAACGTTTTCATAGGCCGTCAGCACCGGGATCAGGTTATAGAACTGAAAGATGAAGCCCACATGCCCAGCGCGCCAGATAGCCAGATCCGTTTCCGACAGGGAGGTGATATCCACTCCTTTTACGCGGATGGCACCGCTATCCACCCGGTCGATGCCGGCGATGAGGTTCAAGAGGGTACTCTTCCCCGATCCGGATGGACCCATGAGGGCGATAAATTCTCCTTCACCGATGCCCAAGTTAATGTCCTCGAGAACTGGAATGGTGTACGGACCCCGCCGGTAGGATTTCCTGACATGCTCAATGTCGACAATGATCGGCTGCTTGTCCATTATCTTTCGTTGATGGTGATGGTCGTGCCGGTCTTCAGATTTCGGGGAGGGTCTATGACAACCCGTTCGCCTACGGTTAGACCGCTGGTGATTTCGACGAAATCGCCTAGGACGAGACCTGTCCGGAGAGGTACCTCGGTAACCTGCCTGCCGTTGATGCGGAAGGCGGATACCCGGTTGTCGGCACGGCGCAGAGCGCTCAGGGGGATCGCCGTGCGGGGCGCCTGGTCTCCGGGGGCGATGGGCCTGTCGAGGAAGGAGACCCTGGCGCTCATCTCCGGCAGGATTCGGGGATCCGATTCGATAAATTTTACTTTTACAAGGATACTGGCCTTGGCCCGGTCCGCCGTGGGCACGATCATGTGAATGGTCCCTCGGAAACGGTCTTTCGGCAGGGCATCCAACTGGATTTCACAGGGTTGGCCGGGTTTGATTCGGGAGACGTTGGATTCGGACACATCCGCCTCGATGACCAGCGACCCCAGATCCGCAATGGTCACGACGGCCGCCTTGGCATCGGCGGCGGCGCCAATGGGGGTAACGATGTCCCCAATATCGGCGTTTTTCGTCAGAACAACGGCATCGAATGGCGCTCGGATCCGGGTGTATTCAAGGGCGACATTGGCCCCGTCAAGGGCGGCCTCCGCTGCCGTCACCGCCGCTTTGGCGGAAACCTTCCTAGCAGAAGCGTCCTTGTATCGGGCTTCGGCCAGGTCGAATTCGGCCTGGGAAACGACCTGACGGGCCAGGAGCTGTTTTTTGCGTTCATAATTGAGAGTGGCTTCATGCAGATCCGCCTGAACCTGGGAAACCCGGGCTCCGGCCACGGCTAGGTTCGCCGCTGCCTGTGCTCGGGCAGCCGATACATCCTCGTGCTCCAGAGTGGCGATGATCTGGCCCTTTTTCACGGGATTGCCCTCCTCCACCGCGAGGGAGACCAGACGTCCCGTTATCTTGGACGCAACGGCGGCTTTCCTCTGAGCGACGACATAGCCGCTGGCGTTCAAAAGGCTGTAGGTCTGTGTGGGATAGATCCGGCTGACTATGGCCACGTCAACAGGAACGGATGGCCGCAGGATACCCGCGGCGTACAGGATGACAAACAGGAACATCAGGGCGGCAGCAACTACCAGGTAGATGAATTTCCTGCGTTTTTTTCGGATAAAAGTCTTGGCCTGCGGGTCGATCTTCAACCGGGACAGGTCGTCCGTCATGCTGTCCCCTCCTGAGGTATTTCATGAATGGCAAGCCATACGGTGGTTTGTTCCGGTGCGGTCCAGTTGACCCGGTGTTTTTCATGGGGTTTGATCAGAATGTAGTCTCCGGGAACAAGCAGGCGTTCTTCCTCTCCGGCAAACTGCAGCCCCGCCGATCCCTGCAGGAGTAGAACCCATTCCGCGTGATCCTGATCGTACCAAAATCCCGGTGGCGAGGCCTGTCCCCTTGAACAGATCCGTTCCACACGGTAAGTCTGACCCCGGAACAGTTCCTCGAAAAACTCCGCCCTCCCCTTACTTGAAGGGAGTGAAAAAAGATTGCCCGCCCCATGGTCGTCCGACATGATCAGCGTGTCCTCATTCAGCAGTGTTTATGCGTCCGGACCGGTTCTTGAGAGGATCCAGATCGTGACAACTATACTGAATGGATGCTTCAAGCGTCAAGGCCATTTGGAGGGGACCGCCCCCTATTTTCTTGAAATGGTTTGCAAATCATGACCCCATACAGGGTTGCCTCAATACCGAACAGGAAAATAAATATATGATCGTCCCGGCCGGATTTATGGAGCGGATTTATCGGGGCCGTTTCAATCTGGCCTTGTACCCTGTTCAGTTGCACGCAATCGAAGCCGATCGAGTAGACCACAAGATCCATGTCTATCGTTATCTTGTTGCAGTCTATCCTCAGACGATCTGGCGGTTTTTGCCCAACTAGATCCACAGAAACCGGGTTATATGCTTGATTCTATGATGGAAACGATCCGGGAAAGGGGCAGGATGATCCGGATGTGTCGAAGAGGGAATTGAAGGACAGCTCCACGGCGATGATTCGCCTCAGGGCTATGCGGGTGCCCCGGCGAAACTTCCGGGGGCAAGGGGGGGAGGGTTCAAAGTCGCCCTGACGGTGCTCCGCTACGGACCACATGAGGCGTGCAGATGCATCGTGGGGATGACACTGATCTGTTAGTTCTCCGGTGACCAGAAACCCACTGGTTTGTTATGGGGTGAAAAAGGTTTGGTAGATCATGGCCTGTCCGGGGTGACGGCGCAGGGGACAATTTAGGCGTTTTTTCACGGTTTGATGCGCGCAATGAGGAAAGCCCTTATTTTATTAAAGAATTATTTTGTGGTACCCGGGGGAAAATCATTGCAATTTTCATCGTTATTGGGTAGATGGAGTAGCGACATTTGCTGAATGTGTAAAAGTGTTAAAGTCTTGTGACCGTGCTGGAGGACAGCAATGCGATTGATACCCCGGGAGGAAAAGTTTTTCGACCTGTTTGAGGAACTGGCCGATAAAATCGAAGAGGGGGCCAAGGCCTTCCTGGAAATGGTAAATCATTATGATGATTTCGATTTAAAACTGCCACGGTTGAAAAGTATCGAACACGAGGCGGATATCATTACGCACACCACCTACGCGAAAATGCACAAGACCTTTTTGACGCCCCTGGATCGGGAGGATATTTACGCCCTCGTCAACAAGATGGACAGCATTCTCGATATGACCGAAGCCACGGCGGTTCGAATGTCGCTCTTTCATATCAAGGCTCCTCGCCCGGAAATTATCGAACAGGCCGTCCTTTTGGTTGAAGCAACGAAAAAGGTCAAAATTCTCGTCCAGGGCCTGCGGAATATGAAGAATGCCCCCCAGATTCTCGAGGCCTGTGTGGAGATCAACACCATCGAAAACCAGGGTGACTCCCTGTTGCGCAACGTTATGGCAAAACTCTTCGAGCAGGAAACGAATCCCATAGAATTGATCAAGTGGAAGGATATCTTCGAGCGTTTGGAAGAAGCTCTGGATGTATGCGAGGATGTTTCGAATATTGCCGAAGGCATTGTTCTGAAAAATGGTTGATTCCCTTTATTTTGTTATATTTCTCGTCTTCGTGGCGCTTGTCTTCGATTTCCTGAACGGTTTTCATGATTCGGCGAATGCCATTTCAACAGTCGTGTCAACGCAGGCGCTGCCCCCGAAATACGCTGTCCTGTGGGCCGCGTTTTTTGAATTTTCAGCCGTGTTCTTTGTCGGCGTCAAGGTGGCCAACACCATCGGGACCGGCATCGTTGATCCGGAAATCGTCAATGACCTTCTGATATTG
Proteins encoded:
- a CDS encoding ABC transporter permease — protein: MLIVRLLFKNAFRHKFRAFLTILSITIAILAFVMLRTLVGAWHVGVDASSASRLVSRNAVSIIFPLPLSYKDRIRQIDGVRLVSYGNWFGGIYIDEKHFFANFAVEARTYLELYPEYVLPPKERDIFLKDRKACAAGKKLAAKYGWKIGDMITLRGTIYPGNWDFTLRAIYHGKTNSVDEAQFFFHWDYLNETMKKAAPSRADEVGFYMIGVKTPDLSGAISEAIDENFRNSWAETLTETEKAFQQGFIAMSGAIITAIEVVSFVVIIIMLAVVANTMAMTTRERIGEYAILKTLGFGAWAIGGLIAGESVIISLCGYCCGVILSFPAAMAFKQSLGMYFPVFKVETASLLMALGSSLTVAILASVVPVQRAIAIRIADGLRRIG
- a CDS encoding ABC transporter permease, whose translation is MLALISYSLRNLWARRLTTTLTVSGMALVVFVFAAILMLARGLEETLIKTGSYDNAIVIRKGSVSEVQSGIERSRAAIVSTLPGIAFGREGVPLVLKEVLVLISLPKRYTGNPSHVSIRGTTNRALLLRPQVKLVAGRLPRPGSNEMLAGASIARRFKGGGLYEELYAGMRHWQIVGIFDAGNSGFNSEIWADVDQVMQAFRRPVYSSITFKLRNAKELNVVKKTIETDPRLDLEMKRETRYYEEQSEIMAKFLRILGISLTVIFSLGAIIGAMITMYASVATRTAEIGTLRALGFGRRHILAAFLMESLLLGLFGGCMGLFCAGFMQFLTISTINFQTFSELAFRFTLTPDIAAQALTFSLIMGFLGGFLPAFRASRMIITEALRAV
- a CDS encoding cupin domain-containing protein — its product is MSDDHGAGNLFSLPSSKGRAEFFEELFRGQTYRVERICSRGQASPPGFWYDQDHAEWVLLLQGSAGLQFAGEEERLLVPGDYILIKPHEKHRVNWTAPEQTTVWLAIHEIPQEGTA
- a CDS encoding ABC transporter ATP-binding protein; the protein is MDKQPIIVDIEHVRKSYRRGPYTIPVLEDINLGIGEGEFIALMGPSGSGKSTLLNLIAGIDRVDSGAIRVKGVDITSLSETDLAIWRAGHVGFIFQFYNLIPVLTAYENVALPLHLTHLTARERKQHVETALHVVNLGDRMAHRPHQLSGGEQQRVAIARALITDPAILVADEPTGDLDRRSAEDVLNLMARLNEESKKTIIMVTHDPRAARRAQTIRHLEKGVLTDADCQTPV
- a CDS encoding efflux RND transporter periplasmic adaptor subunit; its protein translation is MTDDLSRLKIDPQAKTFIRKKRRKFIYLVVAAALMFLFVILYAAGILRPSVPVDVAIVSRIYPTQTYSLLNASGYVVAQRKAAVASKITGRLVSLAVEEGNPVKKGQIIATLEHEDVSAARAQAAANLAVAGARVSQVQADLHEATLNYERKKQLLARQVVSQAEFDLAEARYKDASARKVSAKAAVTAAEAALDGANVALEYTRIRAPFDAVVLTKNADIGDIVTPIGAAADAKAAVVTIADLGSLVIEADVSESNVSRIKPGQPCEIQLDALPKDRFRGTIHMIVPTADRAKASILVKVKFIESDPRILPEMSARVSFLDRPIAPGDQAPRTAIPLSALRRADNRVSAFRINGRQVTEVPLRTGLVLGDFVEITSGLTVGERVVIDPPRNLKTGTTITINER
- a CDS encoding DUF47 domain-containing protein gives rise to the protein MRLIPREEKFFDLFEELADKIEEGAKAFLEMVNHYDDFDLKLPRLKSIEHEADIITHTTYAKMHKTFLTPLDREDIYALVNKMDSILDMTEATAVRMSLFHIKAPRPEIIEQAVLLVEATKKVKILVQGLRNMKNAPQILEACVEINTIENQGDSLLRNVMAKLFEQETNPIELIKWKDIFERLEEALDVCEDVSNIAEGIVLKNG